The following proteins come from a genomic window of Burkholderia stabilis:
- the ppsA gene encoding phosphoenolpyruvate synthase, with translation MTNAANVAKDQAYVIPFEQLRMTDVEIVGGKNASLGEMISQLSEAGVRVPTGFATTALAFRDFLKHNDLTDRIAKRLESLDIDDVKALAEAGAEIRKWIVDAPMQARLEQEIRAQFEILKNGSPSELSFAVRSSATAEDLPDASFAGQQESYLNVVGIDDVLDRMKHVFASLYNDRAISYRVHKGFTHAEVALSAGVQRMVRSDVGAAGVMFTIDTESGFKDAVFITSSYGLGETVVQGAVNPDEFYVFKTTLAQDKYPIIRRSIGSKLIKMEFTQPGEPGRVKTVDVPHEQRNRYSITDEDVIELAKYAVIIEKHYQRPMDIEWGKDGRDGKIFILQARPETVKSQASGKAEQRFKLKGQSQVLATGRAIGQKIGAGPVRVIQDPSEMERVQPGDVLVADMTDPNWEPVMKRAAAIVTNRGGRTCHAAIIARELGVPAVVGCGDATDILKDGALVTVSCAEGDEGKIYDGLLETEVTEVQRGELPEIPVKIMMNVGNPQLAFDFSQLPNGGVGLARLEFIINNNIGVHPKAILEYPNIDQDLKKAVESVARGHASPRQFYVDKLTEGVATIAAAFYPKPVIVRLSDFKSNEYKKLIGGSRYEPDEENPMLGFRGASRYIAEDFAQAFEMECRALKRVRDEMGLTNVEIMVPFVRTVKQAERVVGLLEKFGLKRGENGLRLVMMCEVPTNAILAEEFLQHFDGFSIGSNDLTQLTLGLDRDSGMELLAVDFDERDPAVKFLLKRAIDTCLRMGKYVGICGQGPSDHPDFAQWLTDEGIVSISLNPDTIIDTWQALAANRK, from the coding sequence ATGACTAACGCAGCAAACGTCGCAAAGGACCAGGCGTATGTAATTCCGTTCGAGCAGTTGCGGATGACCGATGTGGAGATCGTCGGCGGCAAGAATGCGTCGCTCGGCGAGATGATCAGCCAGCTTTCCGAAGCAGGCGTTCGCGTGCCCACCGGTTTCGCCACGACCGCGCTCGCTTTCCGCGATTTCCTCAAGCACAACGACCTTACCGACCGCATCGCCAAACGTCTCGAGTCGCTCGACATCGACGACGTGAAGGCGCTCGCCGAAGCCGGTGCCGAAATCCGCAAGTGGATCGTCGACGCGCCGATGCAGGCGCGCCTCGAGCAGGAAATCCGTGCACAGTTCGAAATCCTGAAGAACGGCTCGCCGAGCGAGTTGTCGTTCGCCGTGCGCTCGTCCGCGACCGCGGAAGACCTGCCCGACGCGTCGTTCGCCGGCCAGCAGGAGTCGTACCTGAACGTCGTCGGCATCGACGACGTGCTCGACCGCATGAAGCACGTGTTCGCGTCGCTGTACAACGATCGCGCAATCTCGTACCGCGTGCACAAGGGCTTCACGCACGCCGAGGTCGCACTGTCGGCCGGCGTGCAGCGCATGGTCCGCTCGGACGTCGGCGCCGCCGGCGTGATGTTCACGATCGACACCGAATCGGGCTTCAAGGACGCCGTGTTCATCACGTCGAGCTACGGCCTGGGCGAAACCGTCGTGCAGGGCGCGGTGAACCCGGACGAGTTCTACGTGTTCAAGACGACGCTCGCCCAGGACAAGTACCCGATCATCCGCCGCTCGATCGGCTCGAAGCTGATCAAGATGGAATTCACGCAGCCGGGCGAGCCGGGCCGCGTGAAGACGGTCGACGTGCCGCACGAGCAGCGCAACCGCTACTCGATCACCGACGAGGACGTGATCGAGCTGGCGAAGTACGCGGTCATCATCGAGAAGCACTACCAGCGTCCGATGGACATCGAGTGGGGCAAGGACGGCCGCGACGGCAAGATCTTCATCCTGCAGGCGCGCCCGGAAACGGTGAAGAGCCAGGCGAGCGGCAAGGCCGAGCAGCGCTTCAAGCTGAAGGGCCAGTCGCAGGTGCTGGCGACGGGCCGTGCGATCGGCCAGAAGATCGGTGCGGGCCCCGTGCGCGTGATCCAGGATCCGTCGGAAATGGAACGCGTGCAGCCGGGCGACGTGCTGGTTGCCGACATGACCGACCCGAACTGGGAGCCGGTGATGAAGCGCGCGGCCGCGATCGTCACGAACCGTGGCGGCCGGACCTGCCACGCGGCGATCATCGCGCGTGAGCTCGGCGTGCCGGCGGTGGTCGGCTGCGGCGACGCGACCGACATTCTGAAGGACGGCGCGCTCGTCACCGTGTCGTGCGCGGAAGGCGACGAAGGCAAGATCTACGACGGGCTGCTCGAGACGGAAGTCACGGAAGTGCAGCGCGGCGAACTGCCGGAAATCCCGGTCAAGATCATGATGAACGTCGGCAACCCGCAGCTCGCGTTCGACTTCTCGCAACTGCCGAACGGCGGCGTGGGCCTTGCGCGTCTCGAGTTCATCATCAACAACAACATCGGCGTTCACCCGAAGGCGATTCTCGAGTACCCGAACATCGACCAGGACCTGAAGAAGGCTGTCGAGAGCGTCGCGCGCGGTCACGCGTCGCCGCGCCAGTTCTACGTCGACAAGCTGACGGAAGGCGTCGCGACGATCGCTGCGGCGTTCTATCCGAAGCCCGTGATCGTGCGTCTGTCCGACTTCAAGTCGAACGAGTACAAGAAGCTGATCGGCGGTTCGCGTTACGAGCCGGACGAGGAAAACCCGATGCTGGGCTTCCGCGGCGCGTCGCGCTACATCGCTGAAGACTTCGCCCAGGCGTTCGAGATGGAGTGCCGTGCGCTGAAGCGTGTGCGCGACGAGATGGGCCTGACCAACGTCGAGATCATGGTGCCGTTCGTGCGTACCGTGAAGCAGGCGGAGCGTGTCGTCGGCCTGCTCGAGAAGTTCGGCCTGAAGCGCGGCGAAAACGGCCTGCGCCTCGTGATGATGTGCGAAGTCCCGACCAACGCGATCCTCGCCGAAGAGTTCCTGCAGCACTTCGACGGTTTCTCGATCGGCTCGAACGACCTCACGCAGCTCACGCTCGGCCTCGACCGCGACTCGGGCATGGAGCTGCTGGCCGTCGACTTCGACGAGCGCGACCCGGCCGTCAAGTTCCTGCTGAAGCGCGCGATCGACACCTGCCTCCGGATGGGCAAGTACGTCGGTATCTGCGGCCAAGGCCCGTCCGATCACCCGGACTTCGCGCAATGGCTGACCGACGAAGGCATCGTGTCGATCTCGCTGAACCCCGACACGATCATCGATACGTGGCAGGCGCTGGCCGCCAACCGGAAGTAA
- a CDS encoding NfeD family protein, with protein MMSGHLFWWVAVGVLVVAELLTGTFYLLMIALGFLAGGLLQLAGFAPHVQFGAAAAVAIVAMIVLRRSGLGRKQKRDTSTNPDVNLDIGSTVTVDAWRDGRARVQYRGADWDVELANGERDDARVYQVSAVRGNCLVVVAKPAG; from the coding sequence ATGATGTCGGGGCATCTGTTCTGGTGGGTCGCGGTGGGCGTGCTGGTCGTGGCCGAACTGCTGACGGGCACGTTCTACCTGCTGATGATCGCGCTTGGCTTTCTCGCCGGCGGCTTGCTGCAACTGGCCGGTTTCGCGCCGCATGTGCAGTTCGGCGCGGCGGCCGCAGTCGCGATCGTCGCGATGATCGTGCTGCGCCGCTCGGGGCTCGGCCGCAAGCAGAAGCGCGACACGTCGACGAATCCCGACGTCAATCTCGACATCGGCTCGACCGTCACGGTCGACGCGTGGCGTGACGGCCGCGCGCGCGTGCAGTATCGCGGCGCCGACTGGGACGTCGAGCTCGCGAACGGCGAACGCGACGATGCGCGCGTATATCAGGTAAGCGCCGTGCGCGGCAACTGTCTCGTGGTTGTGGCGAAACCCGCGGGCTGA
- a CDS encoding SPFH domain-containing protein — protein sequence MDSLIIWVVLLVIAIVIVSKTVKIVPQQHAWVLERFGRYHATLSPGLNIVLPFVDRIAYRHVLKEIPLDVPSQICITRDNTQLQVDGVLYFQVMDPMKASYGSSNFVLAITQLSQTMLRSVIGKLELDKTFEERDFINHSIVSALDEAAANWGVKVLRYEIKDLTPPKEILHAMQAQITAEREKRALIAASEGRKQEQINLASGAREAAIQKSEGERQAAINQAQGEAAAILAVAEANAQAIQKIASAIQSQGGMDAVNLKVAEQYVGAFSNLAKQGNTLIVPSNLSDLGSAIASAMSIVKNASPAAGGKG from the coding sequence ATGGATTCGCTGATCATCTGGGTCGTCCTGCTCGTCATCGCCATCGTGATCGTGTCGAAGACGGTGAAGATCGTGCCGCAGCAGCATGCGTGGGTGCTCGAGCGCTTCGGTCGCTATCACGCGACGCTGTCGCCCGGTCTCAATATCGTGCTGCCGTTCGTCGATCGCATCGCGTATCGCCACGTGCTGAAGGAAATTCCGCTCGACGTGCCGAGCCAGATCTGTATCACGCGCGACAACACGCAGCTGCAGGTCGACGGCGTGCTGTATTTCCAGGTGATGGACCCGATGAAGGCGTCGTACGGGTCGAGCAACTTCGTGCTCGCGATCACGCAGCTGTCGCAGACGATGCTGCGTTCGGTGATCGGCAAGCTCGAGCTCGACAAGACCTTCGAGGAGCGTGACTTCATCAACCACAGCATCGTGTCGGCGCTGGATGAGGCGGCCGCGAACTGGGGCGTGAAGGTGCTGCGCTACGAGATCAAGGACCTGACGCCGCCGAAGGAAATCCTGCACGCGATGCAGGCGCAGATCACCGCGGAGCGCGAAAAGCGCGCGCTGATCGCCGCATCCGAAGGCCGCAAGCAGGAGCAGATCAACCTCGCGTCGGGCGCGCGCGAAGCCGCGATCCAGAAATCCGAGGGCGAGCGGCAGGCCGCGATCAACCAGGCGCAGGGCGAGGCCGCGGCAATTCTCGCGGTGGCCGAGGCGAACGCGCAGGCGATCCAGAAGATCGCGAGCGCGATCCAGTCGCAAGGCGGGATGGATGCGGTGAACCTGAAGGTCGCCGAGCAGTACGTCGGCGCGTTCTCGAATCTCGCGAAGCAGGGCAACACGCTGATCGTGCCGTCGAACCTGTCGGATCTCGGCAGTGCGATCGCGTCGGCGATGTCGATCGTCAAAAACGCTTCACCGGCCGCGGGCGGGAAGGGCTGA
- the smpB gene encoding SsrA-binding protein SmpB encodes MSIIDNRKAHFDYHIEERYEAGLVLEGWEVKALRAGRGQIKEGYVVVKNAEIFLIGTHISPLPEASTHITPDPVRTRKLLLHREEIKKLIGKVEQRGYTLVPLNFHYKGGRVKCDIALAKGKKLHDKRETEKKRDWEREKARIMRAGT; translated from the coding sequence ATGAGCATCATCGACAACAGGAAAGCGCACTTCGATTATCACATCGAGGAACGCTACGAAGCGGGGCTCGTGCTTGAGGGCTGGGAAGTCAAGGCGCTGCGCGCCGGGCGCGGCCAGATCAAGGAAGGCTACGTCGTGGTGAAGAACGCCGAGATCTTCCTGATCGGCACCCATATCAGCCCGCTGCCCGAAGCCTCGACGCACATCACCCCCGACCCGGTTCGCACGCGCAAGCTGCTGCTGCACCGTGAGGAAATCAAGAAACTGATCGGCAAGGTCGAGCAGCGCGGGTACACGCTCGTGCCGCTGAACTTCCACTACAAGGGCGGTCGCGTGAAGTGCGACATCGCGCTCGCGAAGGGCAAGAAGCTGCACGACAAGCGCGAAACGGAGAAGAAGCGCGACTGGGAACGCGAAAAGGCGCGCATCATGCGCGCCGGCACCTGA
- a CDS encoding type II toxin-antitoxin system RatA family toxin, translating to MADVQKTVLIRHSAEQMFDLVTDVADYPNFLPWCGGVEVRRQDESGMEARIDINFKGIKQHFATRNTQQRPTRIDMEFTDGPFKKFTGSWRFTALRADACKIEFALHYEFSSILLEKIIGPVFSHIANTFVDSFVKRADQRYGKG from the coding sequence ATGGCAGATGTCCAGAAAACCGTATTGATCCGCCATTCGGCGGAACAGATGTTCGACCTCGTCACCGACGTGGCCGATTACCCCAATTTCCTGCCCTGGTGCGGCGGCGTCGAGGTTCGCCGTCAGGACGAGAGCGGGATGGAAGCGCGCATCGACATCAACTTCAAGGGCATCAAGCAGCATTTCGCAACGCGCAACACGCAACAGCGCCCAACGCGGATCGACATGGAGTTCACGGACGGCCCGTTCAAGAAGTTCACCGGTTCGTGGCGCTTCACCGCGCTGCGCGCCGATGCGTGCAAGATCGAATTCGCGCTGCACTACGAGTTTTCGAGCATCCTGCTCGAAAAGATCATCGGGCCGGTGTTCAGCCATATCGCGAACACGTTCGTCGATTCGTTCGTGAAGCGCGCGGACCAGCGCTACGGGAAGGGGTGA
- a CDS encoding RnfH family protein: protein MLSIEVCYALPDRQTLIPLSLPEGATVRSAIDASGVLALHPEIDLAHAKTGVYGKLAPLDATLVDHDRVEIYRPLIVDPKLARQRRVDKSRRDGSIEGRKWMHKDAR from the coding sequence ATGCTGTCGATCGAAGTCTGCTATGCGTTGCCGGACCGTCAGACACTGATTCCGCTGTCGCTGCCCGAAGGGGCGACCGTTCGCTCCGCGATCGACGCGAGCGGCGTGCTCGCGCTGCATCCGGAGATCGATCTCGCGCATGCGAAGACGGGCGTGTACGGCAAGCTCGCGCCGCTCGACGCAACGCTCGTCGATCACGATCGTGTCGAAATCTACCGCCCGTTGATCGTCGATCCGAAACTGGCGCGCCAGCGGCGCGTCGACAAGTCCCGCCGCGACGGCTCCATCGAGGGCCGCAAGTGGATGCACAAGGATGCGCGCTGA
- a CDS encoding DMT family transporter, which translates to MQRGVVYGVLAGALWGMVFLVPRLLTDFSPLLLSVGRYAMYGLVSLAAALPAARSLLARLTREDLVALVKLAVVGNVAYYMLLSGAVHLIGIAPSSLIVGVLPVTVTLAGLGDHGAVPLRRLAAPLALVIAGIVCINVDLFTSEAAHATTLGQKLAGIACAAGALASWTWYAVANTRYLQRHHHFGGNEWSVLWGVVTGLIGGLCWIAILALPAGTVQAAVPASRWQLFWLLNLVLAIGASWLGNGLWNAASKRLPLTLSGQLIVFETVFAMLYAFVYDQRMPHVLEIAALVLLLAGVYGSVRQHGDTPAGGNTSGGTPAKANAAAH; encoded by the coding sequence ATGCAGCGCGGTGTGGTCTATGGTGTCCTGGCAGGTGCCCTGTGGGGCATGGTGTTTCTCGTTCCTCGGCTGCTGACCGACTTCTCGCCGCTGCTGCTGAGCGTCGGCCGCTACGCGATGTACGGCCTCGTGTCGCTCGCGGCCGCGCTGCCGGCCGCCCGCTCGCTGCTCGCGCGGCTCACCCGCGAAGATCTCGTCGCGCTCGTGAAGCTCGCCGTCGTCGGCAACGTCGCGTACTACATGCTGCTGTCCGGCGCCGTGCACCTGATCGGCATCGCGCCCAGCTCGCTGATCGTCGGTGTATTGCCCGTCACCGTCACGCTGGCCGGCCTCGGCGACCACGGCGCGGTGCCATTGCGGCGGCTCGCCGCCCCGCTCGCGCTGGTGATCGCAGGCATCGTCTGCATCAACGTCGATCTCTTCACGTCCGAGGCCGCGCACGCGACGACGCTCGGCCAGAAGCTCGCGGGCATCGCGTGCGCGGCCGGCGCGCTTGCGAGCTGGACCTGGTACGCAGTCGCGAACACGCGCTACCTGCAGCGCCATCATCATTTCGGCGGTAACGAATGGTCGGTGCTGTGGGGTGTCGTGACCGGCCTGATCGGCGGACTTTGCTGGATCGCGATCCTCGCGCTGCCGGCCGGCACGGTGCAGGCGGCCGTCCCGGCGTCGCGCTGGCAGTTGTTCTGGCTGCTGAACCTCGTGCTCGCGATCGGTGCGTCGTGGCTCGGCAACGGGTTGTGGAATGCGGCGTCGAAGCGGTTGCCGCTCACGCTGTCGGGCCAGCTGATCGTGTTCGAAACCGTGTTCGCGATGCTTTACGCGTTCGTCTACGACCAGCGGATGCCGCACGTGCTCGAAATCGCCGCGCTCGTGCTGCTGCTCGCCGGCGTGTACGGGTCGGTGCGACAGCACGGCGATACGCCCGCCGGCGGCAATACCTCGGGCGGCACACCGGCAAAAGCAAACGCCGCGGCCCACTGA
- a CDS encoding DUF5074 domain-containing protein, with the protein MKRSNADIIREYGPFPGVDGVHGVTFDGQHVWYASGDKLNALDPDSGTTVRALDVAAHAGTAFDGHHLFQIVEDRIEKIDPESGRVLATIPAPGGGADSGLAWAEGTLWVGQYRERKIHQVDPQSGAVLRTIESNRFVTGVTWVDGELWHGTWEADQSELRHIDPRTGQVLEQVDMPPGVGVSGLESDGRDRFYCGGGNSGKLRAVRRPARASSDGAGAAPDPADG; encoded by the coding sequence ATGAAGCGCTCCAACGCAGACATCATTCGCGAATACGGCCCGTTCCCGGGCGTCGACGGCGTACACGGCGTCACGTTCGACGGGCAGCACGTGTGGTACGCGTCCGGCGACAAGTTGAATGCGCTCGATCCGGACAGCGGCACGACCGTGCGTGCGCTCGACGTCGCCGCGCATGCAGGCACGGCGTTCGACGGCCACCACCTGTTCCAGATCGTCGAGGACCGCATCGAGAAGATCGACCCGGAATCGGGCCGCGTGCTCGCGACGATTCCCGCCCCCGGCGGCGGCGCCGACTCGGGGCTCGCCTGGGCCGAAGGCACGCTGTGGGTCGGCCAGTACCGCGAACGCAAGATTCATCAGGTGGATCCGCAATCGGGCGCCGTGCTGCGCACGATCGAATCGAACCGGTTCGTCACCGGCGTCACCTGGGTCGACGGCGAGCTGTGGCACGGCACCTGGGAAGCCGACCAGAGCGAACTGCGGCATATCGATCCGCGCACGGGACAGGTGCTGGAGCAGGTCGACATGCCGCCCGGCGTCGGCGTGTCGGGGCTCGAATCCGACGGCCGCGACCGCTTCTACTGCGGCGGCGGCAACAGCGGCAAGCTGCGCGCCGTGAGACGGCCGGCGCGCGCATCGAGCGACGGCGCCGGTGCGGCGCCCGATCCTGCCGACGGCTGA
- a CDS encoding DNA-binding protein, producing the protein MDSLITAAARALAAGDALGALNRVALRDDAPALALRGIAMAQLGDFERARALVRGAARAFGAKEAVARARCVVAEAEIALASRDLHWPTRALDTACATLDAHGDRANAAHARYLGVRRLLLIGHIDDAERMLANLDPSPLPAASRAAHELISAGIAMRRIRAHAARAALARAHAAARDAGIAALTAEVDTASRVLDAPAARLIVRGTSRLVPLDEVETLLESNALVVDACRHTVRDARTTVSLARRPVLFVLARALGEAWPADVSRNALVAAAFRAKHADESHRARLRVEIGRLRAVLRPLANVTATPRGFALEPLGVRETVVLARPVDDRHAAVLALLADGEAWSSSALALALGASQRTVQRALDALAEADKVQALGLGRARRWMTPPLPGFATTLLLPAPLPGD; encoded by the coding sequence ATGGATTCGCTGATTACCGCAGCCGCACGCGCGCTCGCGGCCGGTGACGCGCTCGGCGCGCTGAACCGCGTCGCGCTGCGGGACGACGCGCCGGCGCTCGCGCTGCGCGGGATCGCCATGGCGCAGCTCGGCGATTTCGAACGCGCGCGCGCACTCGTGCGCGGCGCCGCACGCGCATTCGGCGCGAAGGAAGCCGTGGCGCGTGCGCGCTGTGTCGTCGCCGAAGCCGAGATCGCACTCGCGTCGCGCGACCTCCACTGGCCGACACGCGCGCTCGACACCGCATGCGCGACGCTCGACGCGCACGGCGACCGCGCGAACGCCGCGCATGCGCGCTATCTCGGCGTGCGCCGGCTGCTGCTGATCGGCCACATCGACGATGCCGAACGAATGCTCGCGAACCTCGATCCGTCGCCGCTGCCGGCCGCATCGCGCGCCGCCCATGAACTGATCTCGGCCGGCATCGCGATGCGCCGCATCCGCGCGCACGCAGCCCGCGCGGCGCTCGCCCGCGCGCATGCGGCCGCCCGCGACGCCGGCATCGCCGCGCTGACAGCCGAAGTCGACACCGCATCGCGCGTGCTCGATGCGCCGGCTGCGCGACTCATCGTGCGTGGCACGTCGCGGCTTGTGCCGCTCGACGAAGTCGAAACGCTGCTGGAGTCGAACGCGCTCGTCGTCGACGCGTGCCGCCACACCGTGCGCGACGCGCGCACGACCGTGTCGCTCGCGCGTCGCCCCGTGCTGTTCGTGCTCGCCCGCGCGCTCGGCGAGGCATGGCCAGCCGACGTATCGAGAAACGCGCTCGTCGCCGCCGCGTTCCGCGCGAAACATGCGGACGAATCGCATCGCGCGCGCCTGCGCGTCGAGATCGGCCGGCTGCGCGCGGTGCTGCGGCCGCTCGCGAACGTCACCGCGACGCCGCGCGGTTTCGCGCTCGAGCCGCTCGGCGTACGCGAGACCGTCGTGCTCGCGCGCCCGGTCGACGATCGCCACGCGGCCGTGCTCGCGCTCCTCGCCGATGGTGAGGCGTGGTCGAGTTCCGCGCTGGCGCTCGCGCTCGGCGCGAGCCAGCGCACCGTGCAGCGCGCGCTCGACGCGCTCGCCGAAGCGGACAAGGTGCAGGCGCTCGGTCTCGGCCGCGCGCGCCGCTGGATGACGCCGCCGCTACCCGGATTCGCGACGACCTTGTTACTCCCCGCTCCGCTGCCGGGCGATTAG
- a CDS encoding DUF899 domain-containing protein, which translates to MTIHLTGTRDEWLAERRALLDAEKALTRQSDELARRRQALPWVRVDKTYRFDTEDGQATLDDLFRGRSQLLVYHFMFGPDYKAGCPSCSALADGFDGFAVHLANHDVTLAAVSRAPLAKLLAYRQRMGWRFPWASSVGSDFNFDFNVSFTETQQRAGDVEYNYARAGHAMDMDPPPAPVAQFAATCGTDAVTYSLDRPGMSAFVRDDGVVYHTYSTYARGLDGLWGMYQWLDRAPRGRNEAGPWWRRHDEYARG; encoded by the coding sequence ATGACGATCCATCTCACCGGAACACGCGACGAATGGCTGGCCGAGCGCCGCGCGCTGCTCGATGCCGAAAAGGCGCTGACGCGGCAAAGCGACGAACTCGCGCGGCGGCGCCAGGCGCTGCCGTGGGTGCGCGTCGACAAGACCTACCGGTTCGATACCGAAGACGGGCAGGCGACGCTCGACGACCTGTTTCGCGGCCGTTCGCAACTGCTCGTCTATCACTTCATGTTCGGCCCCGACTACAAGGCCGGCTGCCCGTCGTGCTCGGCGCTCGCGGACGGTTTCGACGGTTTCGCCGTGCACCTGGCGAACCACGACGTGACGCTCGCGGCCGTGTCGCGCGCGCCGCTCGCGAAGCTGCTCGCCTACCGGCAGCGGATGGGGTGGCGCTTTCCGTGGGCGTCGTCGGTCGGCAGCGATTTCAATTTCGACTTCAATGTGTCGTTCACCGAAACGCAGCAGCGCGCGGGCGACGTCGAATACAACTATGCGCGGGCCGGCCACGCGATGGACATGGACCCGCCGCCGGCGCCCGTCGCGCAGTTCGCGGCGACGTGCGGCACCGATGCGGTCACGTACTCGCTCGACCGGCCGGGCATGAGCGCGTTCGTGCGCGACGACGGTGTCGTCTATCACACGTACTCGACCTATGCGCGCGGGCTCGACGGGCTGTGGGGGATGTACCAGTGGCTCGATCGCGCGCCGCGCGGGCGCAATGAGGCGGGCCCCTGGTGGCGTCGTCACGACGAGTACGCGCGCGGCTGA
- a CDS encoding DUF2182 domain-containing protein, with protein sequence MTRPATGNTGPDPRAFAAAFVAVFAAAAMATLAQHASMDAMGGEPMPGGWTTSAAWLRPCGWGAGRAFAAFAGMWGAMTVTMMLPVLAPTLWRYRQGIGPLASARPAWLVVIAGAGYFAVWMAFGALAFPAGTALAAAAARLPVLARAVPFAAGAVVAGAGVLQFSAWKVRRLACCRHAATDARMSRADAGAAWRYGVRAAMHCSACCGNLMAISLAAGVMDLRVMAAVTVAIAAERLVPAGERVARMTGCIVIGGGIAMLAHAAGLP encoded by the coding sequence ATGACACGGCCGGCAACCGGCAATACGGGCCCCGATCCGCGGGCATTCGCGGCGGCGTTCGTGGCCGTGTTCGCCGCGGCCGCGATGGCGACCCTGGCGCAGCACGCGTCGATGGACGCGATGGGTGGCGAACCGATGCCCGGCGGCTGGACGACGTCCGCCGCGTGGCTGCGGCCGTGCGGATGGGGGGCCGGACGCGCGTTCGCCGCGTTTGCCGGCATGTGGGGCGCGATGACGGTGACGATGATGCTGCCGGTGCTGGCGCCCACGCTCTGGCGATACCGGCAGGGCATCGGCCCGCTGGCCTCGGCACGCCCGGCCTGGCTCGTCGTCATCGCGGGCGCCGGGTATTTCGCGGTATGGATGGCGTTCGGCGCGCTGGCGTTTCCAGCCGGCACCGCGCTGGCGGCTGCCGCGGCACGGCTGCCGGTGCTCGCCCGTGCGGTGCCGTTTGCGGCGGGCGCGGTCGTGGCCGGCGCCGGCGTGCTGCAATTCTCGGCGTGGAAGGTGCGGCGGCTGGCGTGTTGCCGGCATGCGGCGACGGATGCGCGCATGTCGCGAGCGGATGCCGGGGCCGCATGGCGGTATGGCGTGCGCGCCGCGATGCACTGCAGCGCCTGTTGCGGGAACCTGATGGCGATCTCGCTGGCGGCCGGCGTGATGGATCTGCGCGTGATGGCCGCCGTGACGGTCGCGATTGCCGCGGAGCGCCTCGTGCCGGCCGGCGAGCGTGTAGCGCGGATGACCGGCTGCATCGTGATCGGGGGCGGCATCGCGATGCTCGCGCACGCAGCGGGGCTGCCGTAA